One Comamonas endophytica DNA window includes the following coding sequences:
- the catC gene encoding muconolactone Delta-isomerase: protein MLFLVRMDVRIPHDLPAAQVEDIKAREKAYSQELQRDGRWQSIWRVVGEYANYSVFDVASNDELHGLLQGLPLFPYMQIQVTPLARHPSAIA from the coding sequence ATGCTGTTTCTTGTTCGCATGGACGTGCGCATTCCCCATGACCTGCCCGCGGCGCAGGTCGAAGACATCAAGGCGCGTGAAAAGGCCTATTCCCAGGAACTGCAGCGCGATGGCCGCTGGCAGTCGATCTGGCGCGTGGTGGGCGAATACGCCAACTACAGCGTCTTCGATGTCGCCTCCAACGACGAGCTGCACGGGCTGCTGCAGGGGCTGCCCCTGTTTCCCTACATGCAGATCCAGGTGACGCCGCTGGCGCGCCATCCCTCGGCCATAGCCTGA
- a CDS encoding Bug family tripartite tricarboxylate transporter substrate binding protein codes for MSNPILQKTLTAIALAACAVPALAQGTVGNWPDKPVKWVVPFPPGGAMDAIARTLGEVAGRKLGQPFVIENKPGAGGNIGSDFVAKQPADGYTLMITSIGMATNGALYNKLSYDPIKDFAPVSLLAVVPNVLVAGAKQSDVKNVKDLIAKAKQRPDALTYASAGNGTSIHLAGANFTSLTGVKMLHVPYRGSGPAVTDLLGGQVDFMFDSITSARPHIEAGKLRAIAITTKTRSPSLPDVPTVAEAGVPGYEVSPWFATFMPAGTPAPIVAKLGQTLNEAMNDPEVKKRLDAIGAEPIGSTPQALAAHLKTETDRWTKLIKASNIKVD; via the coding sequence ATGAGCAACCCCATCCTGCAAAAGACCCTCACTGCCATCGCGCTGGCCGCCTGCGCCGTTCCCGCCCTGGCCCAGGGCACGGTGGGCAACTGGCCCGACAAACCTGTCAAGTGGGTGGTGCCATTCCCGCCCGGCGGCGCCATGGATGCGATCGCGCGCACGCTCGGCGAGGTCGCTGGCCGCAAGCTGGGCCAGCCCTTCGTGATCGAGAACAAGCCCGGCGCGGGCGGCAACATCGGCTCGGACTTCGTGGCCAAGCAGCCCGCCGACGGCTACACGCTGATGATCACCTCGATCGGCATGGCCACCAACGGCGCGCTCTACAACAAGCTGAGCTACGACCCGATCAAGGACTTCGCGCCGGTGAGCCTGCTGGCCGTGGTGCCCAACGTGCTGGTGGCGGGCGCCAAGCAGTCCGACGTGAAGAACGTCAAGGACCTGATCGCCAAGGCCAAGCAGCGGCCCGACGCGCTGACCTATGCCTCGGCCGGCAACGGCACCTCGATCCATCTGGCGGGCGCGAACTTCACCTCGCTGACGGGCGTGAAGATGCTGCACGTGCCCTACCGCGGCAGCGGCCCGGCCGTCACCGACCTGCTGGGCGGCCAGGTGGACTTCATGTTCGACAGCATCACCTCGGCGCGCCCGCACATCGAGGCCGGCAAGCTGCGCGCCATCGCCATCACCACCAAGACGCGCTCGCCCTCGCTGCCCGACGTGCCGACCGTGGCGGAAGCCGGTGTTCCCGGCTATGAAGTCTCGCCCTGGTTCGCCACCTTCATGCCCGCCGGCACGCCCGCGCCCATCGTCGCCAAGCTGGGCCAGACGCTCAACGAGGCGATGAACGACCCCGAGGTCAAGAAGCGTCTTGACGCCATTGGCGCCGAGCCGATCGGCAGCACGCCGCAAGCGCTGGCGGCGCATCTGAAGACCGAGACCGATCGTTGGACCAAACTGATCAAAGCGTCCAACATCAAGGTGGATTGA
- a CDS encoding alpha/beta fold hydrolase — MPALHSIIEGQGPVIVLSHALGCDLHMWDEVAALLKDRYTVVRYDQRGHGRSPAGEAAFGMQDLAQDAADLIERLGRGPVHFAGVSMGGMTAQALAARHPGAVRSITIANSAARYDEAARQGWQARIDTVRAQGVAAIADGALQRWLSADFIARHPERVAQMRAALVQLAPEPYARACAAVAGIALHKTNPSIRCPALVLGGTLDAATPLAMSEEIAAGIPGAELAPIEAAHISCVEQPAVFAQLLDGFIQRA, encoded by the coding sequence ATGCCGGCACTGCACTCCATCATCGAGGGCCAAGGCCCCGTCATCGTCCTGAGCCATGCGCTGGGCTGCGACCTGCACATGTGGGACGAAGTCGCCGCGCTGCTCAAGGACCGCTACACCGTCGTGCGCTACGACCAGCGCGGCCATGGCCGCTCGCCTGCCGGCGAAGCGGCGTTCGGCATGCAGGACCTGGCGCAGGACGCGGCCGATCTGATCGAGCGCCTGGGGCGCGGCCCGGTGCATTTCGCGGGGGTCTCGATGGGCGGCATGACGGCGCAGGCGCTGGCCGCGCGCCACCCTGGCGCGGTGCGCAGCATCACCATTGCCAATTCGGCCGCGCGCTATGACGAGGCCGCGCGCCAGGGCTGGCAGGCGCGCATCGATACCGTGCGTGCGCAGGGCGTGGCCGCGATCGCCGATGGCGCGCTGCAGCGCTGGCTGTCGGCCGATTTCATCGCGCGCCACCCCGAGCGCGTGGCGCAGATGCGCGCGGCCCTGGTGCAGCTGGCGCCCGAGCCCTATGCCCGCGCTTGCGCGGCGGTGGCGGGTATCGCGCTGCATAAGACCAATCCTTCGATCCGTTGCCCGGCGCTGGTGCTGGGCGGCACGCTGGATGCGGCCACGCCGCTGGCGATGTCCGAGGAAATCGCCGCCGGCATCCCCGGCGCGGAGCTGGCCCCTATCGAGGCTGCGCATATCAGCTGCGTCGAGCAGCCGGCGGTTTTCGCGCAGCTGCTGGACGGCTTCATCCAGCGCGCCTGA